Proteins encoded in a region of the Anopheles ziemanni chromosome 2, idAnoZiCoDA_A2_x.2, whole genome shotgun sequence genome:
- the LOC131281107 gene encoding very long-chain specific acyl-CoA dehydrogenase, mitochondrial-like encodes MANLFRGEVEPLQVFPFPDALKPEQKELVSSLVDPVSRFLNDYDPVQAEKNGGPDEATFQSMWEMGLMGMQSPEEFGGLALPNTGYARMGELVGAIDLGLAVVFGAHQSIGWKGILLYGTEEQKQKYLPQVTTGGTIAAFCLTEPSSGSDAGSIRSRAVKSADGKHYVLNGSKIWISGGGLANVFTVFAQTEVTDARTGQKRDKVTAFIVERAFAGVTTGPPEDKMGIKCSNTAEVYFDDVKIPIENVLGAEGDGFKVAMNILNNGRFGMSGTLAGTMAHCIRKAAEHATTRVQFGQKIENFGNVQEKLARMAMNQYVSQSMGYMISGNMDAGHKDYHLEAAISKIFASEAAWNVCDEAIQVLGGNGFMKSSGLEKFLRDIRIYRIFEGANDILRLFVALTGIQYAGSHLKELQRAFKNPTANLGLIFKEGSRRAVRSIGYGGTDLSTFVADPLKESANLCADSIDRFSKTIESLLIKHGKGIVDQQFLLVRLADSAIDIYAMSCVLSRATKAIRENHPSAEHEVLMAKAWCVEANDRVRINIRRINSGVFLKNFDTMSSIAKNICSQQGIVQSNPVGIV; translated from the exons ATGGCGAATTTGTTCCGTGGTGAGGTAGAACCGCTGCAGGTGTTCCCTTTCCCGGACGCGCTCAAGCCGGAACAGAAGGAACTCGTCAGCTCGTTGGTTGACCCTGTTTCACGCTTTTTG AATGACTACGATCCCGTGCAGGCGGAAAAGAACGGTGGACCGGATGAGGCCACCTTCCAGAGCATGTGGGAGATGGGTTTGATGGGAATGCAGTCGCCAGAGGAATTCGGAGGGCTCGCCCTTCCGAACACGGGGTACGCACGGATGGGAGAACTGGTCGGTGCGATCGATCTGGGGCTGGCCGTTGTTTTCGGTGCCCATCAGAGTATCGGCTGGAAGGGCATCCTGTTGTACGGAACGGAGGAACAGAAGCAGAAGTATCTCCCGCAAGTTACGACCGGTGGGACGATCGCAGCGTTCTGTTTGACGGAACCAAGCTCGGGATCGGATGCAGGGTCAATCCGCAGTCGGGCGGTAAAGTCGGCCGATGGTAAGCACTACGTGCTGAATGGATCGAAGATCTGGATCAGTGGAGGCGGATTAGCCAACGTGTTTACGGTATTTGCGCAAACCGAAGTAACCGATGCGAGGACGGGTCAAAAGAGGGATAAAGTGACGGCATTCATCGTGGAGCGTGCGTTCGCGGGTGTCACCACAGGACCGCCGGAGGACAAGATGGGCATCAAGTGCTCCAATACGGCCGAAGTTTACTTCGATGACGTGAAGATCCCGATTGAGAACGTCCTCGGAGCAGAAGGCGACGGATTTAAGGTGGCGATGAACATTCTCAACAACGGACGATTCGGTATGTCGGGTACGCTGGCCGGTACGATGGCTCATTGTATCCGAAAGGCCGCGGAACACGCGACTACCCGCGTGCAGTTTGGACAGAAGATTGAAAACTTTGGCAACGTCCAGGAGAAACTGGCGCGCATGGCCATGAATCAGTACGTGAGCCAATCGATGGGGTACATGATCTCGGGCAACATGGATGCCGGGCACAAGGACTACCACCTGGAGGCGGCAATTTCGAAGATTTTTGCCTCCGAAGCAGCCTGGAATGTGTGTGACGAAGCTATCCAAGTTCTCGGCGGCAATGGTTTCATGAAATCGAGTGGACTGGAAAAGTTTCTGCGTGACATTCGGATCTATCGCATCTTCGAAGGTGCCAACGACATTCTGCGCCTGTTCGTGGCCCTCACCGGTATCCAGTACGCCGGATCACACCTAAAGGAGCTTCAGCGTGCGTTCAAAAACCCAACAGCTAATCTGGGCCTTATTTTCAAGGAGGGCTCACGACGTGCTGTCCGCAGCATCGGCTACGGTGGAACTGATCTCAGTACGTTCGTGGCGGATCCGCTTAAGGAATCGGCCAACCTGTGTGCGGATAGTATCGATCGGTTCTCAAAGACCATCGAGTCGCTACTGATCAAACATGGCAAGGGCATTGTTGACCAACAGTTCCTACTGGTGCGACTGGCCGATTCAGCGATTGATATCTACGCCATGTCTTGTGTGCTATCCAGGGCGACGAAAGCGATTCGCGAGAATCATCCTTCCGCCGAACATGAGGTGCTGATGGCAAAGGCATGGTGTGTGGAG GCAAATGATCGTGTAAGAATTAACATCCGACGGATTAACAGTGGAGTGTTCCTAAAGAACTTTGACACGATGAGTTCAATCGCGAAAAATATCTGCTCTCAACAAGGCATTGTTCAGTCGAATCCGGTCGGAATTGTTTAA
- the LOC131290484 gene encoding leucine carboxyl methyltransferase 1, producing MDTPGFYPCDEAVISTNDDASNCKRSAVKLGYWKDDYIGHFVRNPDRKAPEINRGYYARVKGIQMCIEKFFKKTGDKCQIINLGCGFDTLYWRLRDAGHMVTNFVELDFPTVTSRKCYQIKRNKILLEKIHVEDGEVRLSPTDLHSTNYHIVGVDLRNIDEVAQKLQQSEIDYNVPTIFLAECVLVYIESQNCNNLLKWFAANFKTAAFVNYEQVNMNDRFGEVMLNNLRQRGCSLAGVDSCVSLETQISRFMQCNWHGARAWDMVQIYNSIPASERARTERIEMLDEGELLMQLFQHYCISIAWIGDLFQDIEITVEKQLSSLNID from the exons ATGGATACGCCAGGATTTTATCCCTGCGACGAGGCCGTCATATCCACGAACGACGATGCGAGCAACTGCAAACGGTCGGCGGTGAAGCTGGGCTACTGGAAGGACGACTACATTGGCCACTTTGTGCGCAACCCGGATCGCAAGGCGCCCGAAATAAACCGGGGCTACTATGCCCGCGTCAAGGGTATTCAGATGTGCATCGAGAAATTTTTCAAG AAAACCGGGGACAAATGCCAAATAATCAATCTCGGTTGCGGCTTCGATACGCTCTACTGGAGACTCCGGGATGCTGGACACATGGTGACTAACTTTGTCGAGCTGGACTTCCCCACCGTCACGTCGCGCAAATGCTACcaaatcaaacgaaataagATATTGCTCGAAAAAATCCACGTTGAAG ATGGTGAAGTCCGCCTCAGTCCGACTGATCTGCACTCCACTAACTACCATATCGTCGGGGTGGACTTGCGCAACATCGACGAGGTGGCACAAAAGCTGCAGCAGTCCGAGATTGACTACAACGTACCAACAATCTTCCTGGCCGAATGCGTACTGGTGTACATCGAGtcgcaaaactgcaacaatctgCTCAAGTGGTTCGCGGCGAACTTCAAGACGGCCGCCTTTGTCAACTACGAACAGGTCAACATGAACGATCGGTTCGGTGAGGTGATGCTGAACAACTTGCGGCAGCGCGGGTGCAGTTTAGCCGGGGTGGATTCTTGCGTTTCCCTCGAAACTCAGATCTCAAG ATTTATGCAATGCAACTGGCACGGTGCCAGAGCGTGGGATATGGTGCAGATCTACAACAGCATACCCGCCTCGGAACGAGCCCGCACCGAGCGGATCGAGATGCTGGACGAAGGCGAGCTGTTGATGCAACTGTTCCAACACTACTGCATCTCGATCGCCTGGATAGGGGATCTGTTTCAGGACATCGAAATAAC CGTTGAAAAGCAACTGTCTTCGCTAAATATAGATTAA
- the LOC131281489 gene encoding very long-chain specific acyl-CoA dehydrogenase, mitochondrial-like, with product MLKTCVNSVSVCQVRQMLLRSAIRNVSLGPTLQSKEQLKPNRSFVMNVFSGKLQTAELFPYPEPLSDEQKEYVQAFVDPTVKFYQEVNDAARNDATANVDQAVVDALWDQGFLGPFIPTEYGGLGLSNSQSVRLSEISGGYDLGMCIYAGAHQTIGTKGIMLYGTKEQKEKYLPQLSSGRVFGAFALTEPGTGSDAASVKTKAILSPCGKYYILNGSKLWCSGGGIANIFTTFAQVEVADPQTGEKKNKMTAFIVERQFEGVSTGPPEDKMGIKCSVTTEIFFDDAKVPVENVLGEIGSGFKIAVNILNSGRFGLGAMLSGTMKTCIEKATEHVTSRVQFKRKLIEFENVQEKLAMMATHHYVAQSLTYMVAGNMDKGSVDFHLEAAVSKVFCTEAAWYVCDEAIQLLGGNGFMKSSGLERFLRDMRIFRIFEGANDVLRMFIALTGIQHAGKDLRELQKALKNPLGNIGVVLAEGSKRAGRKVGVGGTDLTPFVAKELQNAAKQCAECVDKFSQTIESLLAKHGKGIVERQFQLARVADCVIDIYTMATVLSRATRSSKKGLPSAQHELVMAQLWCQEASNRVHRNLNRIHSTAFQNHYQRMALVARNVSERRGVAHTNPLEID from the exons atgttaaaaacgtGCGTGAATTCCGTGTCAGTTTGTCAGGTTCGGCAGATGTTGCTTCGAAGTGCCATTCGGAATGTGTCCCTCGGTCCCACGTTGCAAAGCAAAGAGCAGCTGAAACCGAACCGATCGTTCGTTATGAACGTGTTCAGTGGGAAACTACAAACGGCCGAACTGTTTCCGTATCCGGAGCCATTGAGCGACGAGCAGAAGGAATACGTGCAGGCGTTTGTTGATCCAACGGTTAAATTTTACCAG GAAGTAAACGATGCCGCTCGAAACGATGCAACGGCCAACGTCGACCAGGCGGTTGTGGACGCGTTGTGGGATCAGGGATTTCTCGGTCCGTTTATTCCCACCGAGTACGGTGGGTTAGGACTATCGAATTCTCAGTCGGTGCGGCTGTCCGAGATCTCCGGCGGCTACGATCTTGGTATGTGCATCTACGCCGGAGCGCATCAGACCATCGGCACCAAAGGTATAATGCTGTACGGCACGAAGGAACAGAAGGAAAAGTACTTACCTCAGCTGAGTTCGGGTCGCGTATTTGGAGCGTTTGCACTTACCGAACCGGGTACGGGTTCCGATGCCGCCTCGGTGAAAACGAAAGCGATCCTGAGTCCCTGTGGGAAGTATTACATCCTGAATGGTTCGAAACTGTGGTGCTCGGGTGGTGGAATCGCGAACATCTTCACCACCTTCGCCCAGGTGGAAGTGGCCGATCCGCAGAcgggtgaaaagaaaaacaaaatgacggCATTCATCGTTGAGCGACAGTTCGAGGGTGTTAGCACGGGACCACCGGAAGATAAGATGGGCATTAAGTGTTCCGTTACGACAGAAATATTCTTCGACGATGCCAAAGTGCCGGTGGAGAACGTCCTGGGGGAGATCGGCAGTGGGTTCAAGATTGCCGTGAACATCCTCAACTCCGGTAGGTTCGGCCTTGGTGCTATGCTTTCGGGAACGATGAAAACGTGCATCGAAAAAGCCACCGAACACGTGACCAGTCGTGTGCAGTTCAAGAGGAAGCTGATCGAGTTTGAGAACGTCCAGGAGAAACTGGCCATGATGGCTACCCACCACTATGTGGCGCAGAGTCTCACCTACATGGTGGCAGGAAATATGGATAAGGGATCGGTGGACTTCCATCTGGAGGCGGCCGTTAGCAAGGTGTTCTGCACGGAAGCGGCGTGGTACGTATGTGACGAAGCCATTCAGCTGCTCGGAGGCAATGGGTTCATGAAGTCCAGTGGATTGGAGCGGTTTCTCAGGGATATGAGGATCTTCCGAATCTTCGAGGGTGCGAACGATGTGTtgcgaatgtttatcgccttAACCGGAATCCAGCATGCGGGAAAAGATCTTCGGGAGCTTCAGAAGGCGTTGAAGAATCCTCTGGGAAATATAGGAGTGGTTCTGGCGGAAGGATCGAAACGTGCCGGACGCAAGGTTGGAGTAGGAGGAACTGATTTAACTCCATTCGTGGCGAAAGAACTACAGAACGCTGCCAAACAGTGCGCCGAG TGCGTGGACAAGTTCAGCCAAACCATCGAATCTCTGCTCGCGAAGCACGGCAAGGGCATCGTTGAACGTCAGTTCCAGCTGGCCAGGGTAGCCGACTGCGTCATCGATATCTACACCATGGCGACCGTGCTGTCGCGTGCTACCCGGTCCTCGAAGAAGGGATTACCGTCGGCTCAGCATGAGCTCGTGATGGCGCAGCTGTGGTGCCAGGAGGCTAGCAATCGGGTGCACCGCAATTTGAACCGGATTCACTCGACCGCCTTCCAGAACCATTATCAACGGATGGCACTGGTGGCGCGGAACGTGTCCGAACGGCGCGGCGTTGCGCACACTAATCCACTGGAGATTGATTAA